A genome region from Pan troglodytes isolate AG18354 chromosome 3, NHGRI_mPanTro3-v2.0_pri, whole genome shotgun sequence includes the following:
- the UGT2B7 gene encoding UDP-glucuronosyltransferase 2B7: MSVKWTSVILLIQLSFCFSSGNCGKVLVWAAEYSHWMNIKTILDELIQRGHEVTVLASSASILFDPNNSSALKIEIYPTSVTKTELENFIMQQIKRWSDLPKDTFWLYFSQVQEIMSLFGDITRKFCKDVVSNKKFMKKVQESRFDVIFADAIFPCSELLAELFNIPFVYSLSFSPGYTFEKHSGGFIFPPSYVPVVMSELTDQMTFMERVKNMIYVLYFDFWFEIFDMKKWDQFYSEVLGRPTTLSETMGKADVWLIRNSWNFQFPYPLLPNVDFVGGLHCKPAKPLPKEMEDFVQSSGENGVVVFSLGSMVSNMTEERANVIASALAQIPQKVLWRFDGNKPDTLGLNTRLYKWIPQNDLLGHPKTRAFITHGGANGIYEAIYHGIPMVGIPLFADQPDNIAHMKARGAAVRVDFNTMSSTDLLNALKTVINDPSYKENVMKLSRIQHDQPVKPLDRAVFWIEFVMRHKGAKHLRVAAHDLTWFQYHSLDVIGFLLACVAAVIFIVTKCCLFCFWKFARKAKKGKND, encoded by the exons ATGTCTGTGAAATGGACTTCAGTAATTTTGCTAATACAACTGAGCTTTTGCTTTAGCTCTGGGAATTGTGGAAAGGTGCTGGTGTGGGCAGCAGAATATAGCCATTGGATGAATATAAAGACAATCCTGGATGAGCTTATTCAGAGAGGTCATGAGGTGACTGTACTGGCATCTTCAGCTTCCATTCTTTTTGATCCTAACAACTCATCCGCTCTTAAAATTGAAATTTATCCCACATCTGTAACTAAAACTGAGTTGGAGAATTTCATCATGCAACAGATTAAGAGATGGTCAGACCTTCCAAAAGACACATTTTGGTTATATTTTTCACAAGTACAGGAAATCATGTCACTATTTGGTGACATAACTAGAAAGTTCTGTAAAGATGTAGTTTCAAAtaagaaatttatgaaaaaagtACAAGAGTCAAGATTTGACGTCATTTTTGCAGATGCTATTTTTCCCTGTAGTGAGCTGCTGGCTGAGCTATTTAACATACCCTTTGTGTACAGTCTCAGCTTCTCTCCTGGCTACACTTTTGAAAAGCATAGTGGAGGATTTATTTTCCCTCCTTCCTATGTACCTGTTGTTATGTCAGAATTAACTGATCAAATGACTTTCATGGAGAGGGTAAAAAATATGATCTATGTGCTTTACTTTGACTTTTGGTTCGAAATATTTGACATGAAGAAGTGGGATCAGTTTTATAGTGAAGTTCTAG GAAGACCCACTACATTATCTGAGACAATGGGGAAAGCTGACGTATGGCTTATTCGAAACTCCTGGAATTTTCAGTTTCCATATCCACTCTTACCAAATGTTGATTTTGTTGGAGGACTCCACTGCAAACCTGCCAAACCCCTGCCTAAG GAAATGGAAGACTTTGTACAGAGCTCTGGAGAAAATGGTGTTGTGGTGTTTTCTCTGGGGTCAATGGTCAGTAACATGACAGAAGAAAGGGCCAACGTAATTGCATCAGCCCTTGCCCAGATCCCACAAAAG GTTCTGTGGAGATTTGATGGGAATAAACCAGATACCTTAGGTCTCAATACTCGGCTCTACAAGTGGATACCCCAGAATGACCTTCTAG GTCATCCAAAGACCAGAGCTTTTATAACTCATGGTGGAGCCAATGGCATCTACGAGGCAATCTACCATGGGATCCCTATGGTGGGGATTCCATTGTTTGCCGATCAACCTGATAACATTGCTCACATGAAGGCCAGGGGAGCAGCTGTTAGAGTGGACTTCAACACAATGTCGAGTACAGACTTGCTGAATGCATTGAAGACAGTAATTAATGATCCTTC atATAAAGAGAATGTTATGAAATTATCAAGAATTCAACATGATCAACCAGTGAAGCCCCTGGATCGAGCAGTCTTCTGGATTGAATTTGTCATGCGCCACAAAGGAGCTAAACACCTTCGGGTTGCAGCCCACGACCTCACCTGGTTCCAGTACCACTCTTTGGACGTGATTGGGTTCCTGCTGGCCTGTGTGGCAGCTGTGATATTTATCGTCACAAAATgttgtctgttttgtttctggaagtttgctagaaaagcaaagaagggaaaaaatgatTAG